A region from the Bacillota bacterium genome encodes:
- a CDS encoding V-type ATP synthase subunit A, with protein PVTQNTKRYIRTFLALDRSLAYSRHYPAINWTTSYSDYVDDLSEWYEQNVDFDFLKLRERMTTILTEETRLMEIVKLIGADVLPDSQRLIIETARIIRLGYLQQNAYNAQDTYVPLPKQFLMMKLIIYFYDKASLIIQKSIPLSLLADTGIYDKLIRMKYDIPSENMQEFEALRLEIKETVKKIIEENTF; from the coding sequence CCGGTAACTCAAAATACAAAGCGCTATATCAGAACATTTTTGGCACTTGACCGTTCGCTAGCCTATTCAAGACATTACCCTGCAATAAACTGGACAACCAGCTACAGCGACTATGTCGATGATCTTAGCGAATGGTACGAGCAGAACGTTGACTTCGATTTTCTAAAACTCCGTGAGCGCATGACAACTATACTCACTGAGGAAACAAGGCTTATGGAAATAGTTAAGCTTATCGGTGCCGACGTTCTTCCTGACAGTCAGCGTCTTATAATAGAAACAGCTCGTATAATACGCCTTGGCTATCTGCAGCAAAACGCCTATAATGCTCAGGATACCTATGTTCCTTTGCCAAAGCAATTCCTTATGATGAAACTTATTATCTATTTTTATGACAAAGCCAGTTTGATAATTCAAAAATCGATACCTTTGTCTCTCCTTGCTGACACTGGTATATATGATAAGCTTATCCGTATGAAATACGACATTCCATCAGAAAATATGCAGGAATTTGAAGCGCTTCGTCTTGAAATAAAAGAAACAGTCAAGAAAATAATAGAAGAGAATACTTTTTAA
- a CDS encoding V-type ATP synthase subunit B codes for MSVEYIRLKDINGPLVVLDGVENVFFDEVAELVLDNGEKRLAKVAEIGGGRAVLQVFKGTKNIALDNSRVKFTGHPMELPLSKEILGRVFNGVGEPIDNLPAVYAETKRNINGLPLNPVSRVYPRNYIHTGVSVIDGLSTLIRGQKLPIFSGSGLPHNQLAVQIVHQAKIAEEEGSEFAVVFAAMGVKNDVADYFKKAFEESGVMQRVVMFLNLSNDPIIERIIAPRCALTAAEYLAFELNMHILVVLTDITAYAEALRELSSSKNEIPGRKGFPGYLYSDFASLYERAGMVSSSTGSVTQIPILTMPNDDITHPIPDLTGYITEGQIVFDRALFQQGIYPPIAVLPSLSRLMKDGIGKGYTREDHPSVANQLFASYSKVQDARSLASVIGEDELSATDKQYIAFGKRFESEFLQQGRTENRSLDQTLNLAWDILSELPESELDRVDSDTLKKFYHKK; via the coding sequence ATGTCAGTAGAATATATAAGACTTAAGGACATAAACGGGCCCCTCGTCGTTCTTGACGGCGTTGAGAACGTATTTTTTGATGAGGTTGCTGAACTTGTTCTTGATAATGGAGAAAAACGTCTTGCCAAAGTTGCCGAGATCGGCGGCGGCAGGGCTGTTTTACAGGTATTCAAAGGTACGAAAAATATAGCTCTTGATAATTCTAGGGTTAAGTTTACCGGGCACCCGATGGAGCTTCCGCTTTCTAAGGAAATTCTCGGCCGTGTTTTTAACGGCGTAGGTGAGCCGATAGATAATCTTCCTGCTGTTTATGCTGAAACAAAGCGTAATATCAACGGTCTTCCGCTGAATCCAGTTTCTCGTGTCTATCCGCGAAACTATATCCATACAGGCGTTTCAGTTATCGATGGATTGTCAACACTAATCCGCGGGCAGAAACTGCCCATATTTTCTGGAAGCGGTTTGCCTCACAATCAATTGGCTGTTCAAATAGTTCATCAGGCTAAGATTGCCGAAGAAGAAGGCAGTGAATTTGCTGTTGTTTTTGCTGCAATGGGTGTCAAAAATGACGTTGCGGATTACTTTAAAAAAGCTTTTGAAGAAAGCGGCGTTATGCAAAGGGTTGTAATGTTCTTAAACCTGTCAAACGACCCTATCATCGAGCGTATAATTGCGCCTCGGTGTGCTTTAACAGCAGCTGAATATCTTGCGTTTGAGCTTAATATGCATATTCTTGTCGTACTTACAGATATAACAGCCTATGCTGAAGCGTTGCGTGAACTTTCTTCTTCGAAGAACGAAATCCCTGGAAGAAAAGGATTTCCGGGTTATCTTTATTCCGATTTTGCGTCTCTTTATGAGAGAGCTGGCATGGTGTCATCTTCGACCGGATCCGTCACGCAAATTCCTATTCTTACAATGCCAAACGATGATATAACCCATCCTATCCCGGATCTTACAGGCTATATTACTGAGGGACAGATCGTTTTTGACCGTGCGCTTTTCCAGCAGGGAATTTATCCTCCTATCGCCGTCCTTCCTTCCCTATCACGCCTTATGAAAGATGGCATTGGTAAAGGTTATACTCGTGAAGATCATCCGTCTGTTGCAAATCAACTCTTCGCGTCCTATTCAAAGGTTCAAGATGCTCGTTCTCTTGCTTCAGTTATCGGTGAAGATGAACTTTCTGCCACAGATAAACAATATATAGCTTTCGGCAAACGCTTTGAAAGTGAATTTTTGCAGCAGGGCAGAACGGAAAACCGTTCACTTGACCAGACTCTTAACCTTGCTTGGGATATCCTCTCTGAACTGCCTGAGTCAGAGCTTGACCGTGTCGATTCAGATACGCTCAAAAAGTTTTATCATAAAAAGTAA
- a CDS encoding V-type ATP synthase subunit D: MNVNVFPTKGNLMNIKRSFSLAKLGYELLDKKRNVMIMEMMALMGKAKEIQAEIDSTFADAYFALSQANITMGVDTIYDISLSYPVDDTVNVKYRSVMGTALPIIAKPDLTPKPFYGFEYTNSRFDKAFISFLRVKELILRLAEIENSIYRLAYNVKKTQKRANALHDIIIPQYSDIVKFITEALEEKDREEFSRLKIIKSIKTGNNKREK; encoded by the coding sequence ATGAATGTAAATGTTTTTCCTACAAAGGGCAACTTAATGAATATCAAGCGTTCATTTTCGCTGGCAAAACTTGGTTATGAACTGCTTGATAAAAAGCGCAATGTCATGATCATGGAAATGATGGCGCTGATGGGCAAGGCAAAAGAAATTCAGGCTGAAATCGACTCAACTTTTGCTGATGCATACTTTGCTCTGTCGCAGGCCAATATAACTATGGGCGTCGACACAATATATGATATATCTTTATCGTATCCTGTAGATGATACGGTCAACGTAAAATACAGAAGCGTAATGGGAACAGCACTTCCCATTATCGCTAAACCTGATTTAACTCCAAAACCTTTTTATGGTTTTGAATACACAAATTCACGTTTTGATAAAGCTTTTATTTCATTTTTGCGAGTAAAAGAATTGATTTTAAGGCTTGCAGAGATTGAAAACAGTATTTATCGACTTGCTTATAATGTTAAAAAAACGCAAAAACGTGCAAATGCCCTTCATGATATAATAATCCCTCAATATTCGGATATAGTAAAATTTATAACCGAAGCGCTTGAAGAAAAAGACAGGGAAGAATTTTCCAGGCTTAAAATAATTAAAAGCATTAAAACAGGTAATAATAAGAGAGAGAAGTAA
- a CDS encoding DUF378 domain-containing protein — MDRFALLLVIIGAINWGSIGIFNFDIVGWIFGGQGAAISRVIFTLVGLAGVWCVSLLFRERDVVEHDT; from the coding sequence ATGGACAGGTTTGCACTGTTACTCGTTATCATTGGTGCAATAAATTGGGGCAGCATTGGAATATTCAATTTTGACATCGTAGGTTGGATATTCGGAGGGCAGGGCGCGGCAATCAGCCGTGTGATATTCACTCTTGTCGGGCTTGCCGGAGTCTGGTGTGTTTCGTTGCTGTTTCGGGAGAGAGATGTCGTTGAACACGACACCTAA
- a CDS encoding acetate kinase, translating into MKILVINAGSSSLKYQLIDMTDESVLAKGNCDRIGIDGLLKHKSAKAEFVKEFSMPNHSTAVRKVIEVITDKEIGCISSLDEISAVGHRIVHGGEHFKEAKLVNEAVIDEIAECGKLAPLHNVHSVSGIRACMEVLPNVPHVVVFDTAFHQTMPPEAYMYGVPYDYYKKYAIRKYGFHGTSHRFVTQRAAAMLGKDVNDVNLITCHLGNGSSITAVKNGKCIDTTMGFTPLDGLMMGSRCGAMDPAVVTYIERIEGKTSKEMDMFMNKECGVLGISGVSSDFRDIDDAVAEGNERAKLALDMFIYQIKKYIGSFMYILGKIDGIVFTAGVGENNPELRQEVLKGLQNIHIDSKLNNIHGKETIISTPDSAFKIMVIPTNEECMIARDTKQLVESLKK; encoded by the coding sequence ATGAAGATATTGGTTATTAATGCCGGAAGTTCGTCGCTCAAATATCAATTAATAGATATGACGGATGAGAGCGTTCTTGCCAAAGGCAACTGTGATAGGATAGGCATTGACGGACTTTTGAAACACAAATCTGCAAAAGCAGAGTTTGTTAAGGAGTTCAGTATGCCTAATCATTCAACAGCTGTCCGCAAGGTAATTGAAGTTATTACCGATAAAGAAATCGGTTGTATAAGCTCTCTTGATGAAATTTCAGCTGTAGGACATCGAATTGTACATGGCGGCGAGCATTTTAAAGAGGCAAAGCTTGTTAATGAAGCTGTTATTGATGAAATTGCAGAGTGCGGCAAGTTAGCACCTTTACACAATGTACACAGTGTGTCGGGAATTAGGGCTTGCATGGAGGTTCTCCCAAATGTGCCTCATGTAGTTGTTTTTGATACAGCATTCCACCAGACAATGCCACCAGAGGCTTATATGTATGGTGTGCCGTATGATTACTATAAAAAATATGCAATACGCAAATACGGCTTCCACGGAACTTCTCATAGATTTGTTACCCAGCGTGCCGCTGCAATGCTTGGAAAAGATGTTAATGATGTCAACCTTATTACATGCCATCTTGGAAACGGCTCATCAATAACGGCTGTAAAAAACGGCAAATGTATTGATACAACGATGGGATTTACTCCTCTCGATGGTCTTATGATGGGCAGCCGCTGCGGTGCAATGGATCCTGCCGTCGTTACTTATATTGAAAGAATCGAAGGCAAGACCAGTAAAGAGATGGACATGTTCATGAATAAAGAGTGCGGAGTTCTTGGTATAAGCGGTGTTTCAAGTGACTTCCGCGATATTGACGATGCGGTAGCTGAAGGAAATGAACGTGCAAAGCTTGCGCTTGATATGTTTATTTATCAGATCAAAAAGTATATAGGAAGTTTTATGTATATCCTCGGGAAGATCGATGGTATAGTGTTCACAGCCGGGGTTGGTGAAAACAATCCAGAACTTCGCCAAGAGGTGCTTAAGGGACTTCAAAACATTCATATAGATTCTAAACTTAATAACATACACGGAAAAGAGACGATAATATCCACGCCGGATTCAGCATTTAAGATAATGGTTATCCCGACGAATGAGGAATGTATGATTGCCAGGGACACCAAGCAGCTTGTTGAATCACTTAAAAAATAA
- a CDS encoding nucleotidyltransferase family protein → MKISAVICEYNPFHSGHAYHIQKTRENGATHIISLMSGNYVQRGDIAVFDKWTRAKLAVYGGADLVLELPTPYAMASAETFARGAVTLLNNLNCVDELSFGSEIGNLTMLKLIADLSETPVLSKAIRGFLDEGASFPKAVSRAYEKTMGHELSDVLNTPNNVLAVEYIKALKKIKSKIQPFTIQRIGSGHHDPIEKEGYVSASFMRDEIKGGRFDELRSYMTDRQFELLKNEIEAGRAPYLLEWMNKAILAKLRTMSDYDFQKLPDLSEGIEQRLMNFIKQCVSVEEICMSVKTKRYPLSRIRRLVISAFLGLSKKFSIQSAPYARVLAMNNKGREILSSIKSSIPILTKPADVNEMCMEAQMLFEFESHATDLYVLASPYIQRCGLEYTISPAYISD, encoded by the coding sequence ATGAAAATCTCTGCTGTAATATGTGAATATAACCCGTTTCACAGCGGTCATGCTTATCATATACAAAAGACAAGGGAAAACGGCGCTACCCATATAATTTCTTTAATGAGCGGCAATTATGTTCAGCGTGGGGATATTGCTGTTTTTGATAAATGGACAAGAGCCAAACTCGCCGTTTATGGAGGTGCTGACCTCGTGCTTGAGCTTCCAACCCCATATGCTATGGCTTCTGCTGAAACATTTGCCCGCGGTGCTGTAACTTTACTGAACAATCTTAATTGCGTTGACGAACTCAGTTTCGGCAGTGAGATTGGAAATCTTACAATGCTAAAGCTTATCGCTGATTTATCTGAAACTCCGGTTTTATCAAAAGCTATCCGAGGTTTTTTAGACGAGGGAGCAAGTTTCCCTAAGGCAGTTTCACGTGCTTATGAAAAAACAATGGGGCATGAACTGTCTGATGTATTGAATACCCCCAACAATGTTCTTGCGGTTGAGTATATCAAAGCTCTTAAAAAAATCAAATCAAAGATCCAGCCATTTACGATACAGCGTATTGGTTCAGGCCACCATGACCCAATCGAGAAAGAGGGTTACGTTTCAGCATCTTTTATGAGAGATGAAATAAAAGGCGGTCGTTTTGATGAACTTCGCAGTTATATGACTGATAGACAATTCGAACTTTTAAAAAATGAAATAGAAGCTGGAAGAGCACCTTATCTTCTTGAATGGATGAATAAGGCAATACTTGCAAAACTGCGCACAATGTCTGATTATGACTTTCAAAAACTGCCTGATCTTAGTGAGGGCATTGAACAGCGCCTGATGAACTTTATTAAACAATGTGTATCTGTAGAAGAAATATGCATGTCTGTAAAAACCAAACGTTATCCTTTAAGCCGAATCCGCAGACTAGTAATTTCCGCATTCCTTGGGCTAAGCAAAAAATTTTCCATTCAGTCTGCTCCATATGCCCGTGTTCTTGCGATGAATAATAAAGGACGAGAAATACTTTCTTCCATAAAATCATCTATCCCTATACTTACCAAGCCCGCAGATGTCAACGAAATGTGCATGGAAGCGCAAATGCTGTTTGAGTTTGAAAGCCACGCAACCGATCTTTATGTCCTGGCATCCCCATATATTCAGCGTTGTGGCCTTGAGTACACGATCTCACCTGCATATATATCAGACTAA
- a CDS encoding isoprenylcysteine carboxylmethyltransferase family protein, with protein sequence MELIQILGFLVIVLFYGSYFEKMLSQRRHGITTDRMGRGEKPKHTLRIEVLLKVITFTMTAVQLLSIIVNAKWFLLAYSNTLRYVGIVIALSGVTVFIIAMITMRESWRAGVDSSQKTTLVKDGIYRFSRNPAFLGFDLFYIGFTAAFSNALQICFLLLSVTVLHLQIIEEEKFLPTVFGEEYINYKRKTGRYFSIKGR encoded by the coding sequence GTGGAATTGATACAGATATTAGGGTTTTTAGTTATTGTTTTATTTTACGGCAGCTACTTTGAGAAAATGTTGTCACAGCGCCGCCACGGCATAACAACAGACAGGATGGGTAGGGGAGAAAAGCCAAAACACACATTAAGAATAGAAGTTTTATTAAAAGTAATAACATTTACTATGACGGCTGTTCAACTATTAAGTATAATTGTAAATGCTAAATGGTTTCTACTTGCGTACAGCAACACTCTACGTTATGTCGGAATCGTGATAGCACTAAGCGGAGTAACTGTTTTTATTATTGCTATGATTACTATGCGTGAAAGCTGGCGTGCCGGAGTAGATTCATCGCAAAAAACTACATTAGTCAAAGATGGCATTTATAGATTCAGCCGCAATCCGGCTTTTTTGGGTTTTGATTTATTCTATATAGGGTTTACTGCCGCATTCAGCAATGCCCTTCAGATTTGTTTTCTGCTCTTATCTGTCACCGTACTTCATTTGCAGATAATCGAAGAGGAAAAGTTTCTTCCAACTGTTTTTGGTGAGGAATATATTAATTATAAGAGGAAGACAGGCAGGTATTTCTCTATTAAAGGCAGATAG
- the upp gene encoding uracil phosphoribosyltransferase has protein sequence MSTHIIEHPLIQHKLSIIRDKNTGSKEFREVIEEIAMLLCYEATRDMPLKEVEIETPIAIAKTKVIAGKKLAVVPILRAGLGMVEGILKLVPAAKVGHIGLYRDPETFKAVEYYCKMPSDISERDVIILDPMLATGGSASAAINLIKRYNPRSIKMMNIIAAPEGIAKIEKDHPDVDIFCSAKDEKLNDHAYIIPGLGDAGDRIFGTK, from the coding sequence ATGAGTACACATATTATTGAACATCCTCTGATACAGCACAAACTGTCGATAATTAGAGACAAAAACACCGGTTCAAAGGAATTCCGCGAGGTCATTGAGGAAATAGCAATGCTGCTTTGCTACGAGGCTACTCGTGACATGCCCCTAAAAGAAGTTGAGATCGAGACACCTATTGCTATTGCTAAGACAAAGGTGATTGCCGGAAAGAAGCTTGCAGTCGTTCCGATCTTACGTGCCGGACTCGGAATGGTCGAGGGCATATTAAAGCTTGTTCCTGCCGCAAAGGTTGGGCATATCGGGCTTTACAGGGATCCTGAAACTTTTAAGGCTGTTGAATATTACTGTAAAATGCCAAGCGATATAAGTGAAAGGGATGTAATCATTCTTGATCCGATGCTTGCAACCGGTGGTTCCGCTTCAGCAGCTATCAATCTTATCAAGAGATATAACCCGAGAAGCATCAAGATGATGAACATAATCGCCGCTCCTGAAGGCATCGCAAAAATTGAAAAGGACCATCCGGATGTTGATATTTTCTGCTCGGCAAAGGATGAAAAACTTAATGATCACGCCTATATAATACCTGGTCTCGGTGATGCTGGAGACAGAATTTTTGGTACAAAATAA
- the rpiB gene encoding ribose 5-phosphate isomerase B, whose translation MIAIGCDHAGFELKRAVIKHLEEKGLKVKDLGTYSTDSCDYPDIALAVGTAVTDGTCEKGILVCGTGIGMSIAANKIKGVRAACCSDTYSAKLTRMHNNANVLCFGARVVGEGLALEIVDAYIGTEFEGGKHQRRIDKISALEK comes from the coding sequence ATGATAGCGATTGGCTGTGACCATGCGGGTTTTGAACTGAAACGTGCGGTCATAAAACATCTTGAGGAAAAAGGACTCAAAGTGAAGGATCTCGGCACATACAGCACCGATTCCTGCGACTATCCTGATATTGCTCTCGCTGTGGGCACTGCTGTTACAGACGGCACCTGTGAAAAGGGCATATTGGTCTGCGGAACGGGCATCGGCATGTCGATAGCGGCAAACAAGATAAAGGGCGTAAGGGCTGCCTGCTGCAGCGATACCTACAGCGCAAAACTTACGAGGATGCACAATAACGCCAATGTGCTATGCTTTGGCGCTAGGGTCGTTGGAGAAGGTTTGGCGCTCGAGATCGTTGATGCATATATTGGCACCGAGTTTGAGGGCGGAAAGCACCAGAGAAGGATCGATAAAATTTCAGCGCTTGAAAAATAA
- the tsaB gene encoding tRNA (adenosine(37)-N6)-threonylcarbamoyltransferase complex dimerization subunit type 1 TsaB: MKILAFETSAKAASVAITDDGKLIGEFYINIGLTHSETMLPMCEKLLGTAGYSLSDIDTIAVAAGPGSFTGIRIGIAAVKGLAFGRDIKCAAVSTLEAAAYNVSTFDGYIAAVMDARCNQVYNAVFTCQNGRIERITPDRALPIAELEKEIKLYKKQVILVGDGAELCYNAYQKYEHVRLSAPAVRFQRASSVAAAAEEGPFVTAEELEAFYLRLPQAERELISRQKNKEVTP; the protein is encoded by the coding sequence ATGAAGATTCTTGCCTTTGAAACGTCCGCAAAAGCCGCAAGCGTCGCTATAACCGATGACGGCAAGCTTATAGGAGAATTTTATATAAATATAGGGCTTACGCACAGCGAAACGATGCTTCCGATGTGCGAGAAACTGCTTGGCACAGCCGGATATTCTTTAAGCGATATTGACACGATTGCCGTTGCGGCGGGGCCTGGCTCTTTTACGGGGATACGTATAGGGATTGCCGCGGTAAAGGGGCTTGCTTTTGGCAGAGATATAAAATGCGCTGCTGTATCAACACTTGAGGCGGCAGCATATAATGTGTCCACGTTTGACGGCTATATCGCCGCTGTGATGGACGCACGCTGCAATCAGGTGTACAATGCTGTCTTCACATGCCAAAACGGCAGGATCGAGCGGATAACGCCTGACAGGGCACTGCCAATAGCCGAGCTTGAGAAAGAAATAAAATTATATAAAAAACAGGTCATACTAGTTGGCGACGGGGCAGAATTGTGTTATAATGCATATCAAAAGTATGAGCATGTCCGCCTCAGCGCGCCGGCAGTCCGTTTTCAGCGGGCATCCTCAGTCGCTGCCGCGGCAGAGGAAGGGCCTTTTGTTACAGCCGAAGAGCTTGAAGCGTTTTACTTGAGGCTTCCACAGGCTGAGAGAGAGCTTATTTCCAGGCAAAAAAATAAGGAGGTAACGCCATGA
- the tsaE gene encoding tRNA (adenosine(37)-N6)-threonylcarbamoyltransferase complex ATPase subunit type 1 TsaE produces MQTIMSNSPADTEKAGYELAKTLHGGQTVALFGDLGAGKTAFVRGFAKAVAPEASVTSPTFTVMQYYPGNPDLYHFDMYRIDSFEDLYNTGFFDYLEGDGICIIEWSEKIDYVLPDEYVKVTIEKTKNERQRLITVKEEKK; encoded by the coding sequence ATGCAGACCATCATGTCAAACAGTCCGGCAGACACCGAAAAAGCCGGATATGAACTTGCAAAGACGCTTCACGGCGGGCAAACAGTCGCCCTTTTCGGCGATCTCGGCGCCGGAAAAACGGCATTTGTGCGCGGTTTTGCCAAGGCTGTCGCACCGGAGGCGTCGGTGACCAGCCCGACCTTTACTGTAATGCAGTATTATCCGGGAAACCCCGACCTTTACCATTTTGATATGTACAGGATAGACAGCTTTGAAGACCTGTACAACACTGGCTTTTTTGACTACCTTGAGGGGGACGGCATCTGCATTATTGAGTGGAGCGAAAAGATAGACTATGTCCTGCCTGACGAATATGTGAAGGTCACGATAGAGAAGACTAAAAACGAGCGTCAGAGGCTCATTACCGTCAAAGAGGAGAAAAAATGA
- a CDS encoding formate--tetrahydrofolate ligase: MLSDVEIARVCAKKPITEIAENAGLLHEELELYGEYKAKIKDSAYARLQSRPDAKLILVTAVNPTPAGEGKTTVTVGLGQALNKLEKKTVIALREPSLGPVFGIKGGAAGGGYSQVVPMEDINLHFTGDMHAITTANNLLCAIVDNHIQQGNALDIDPRTIVFKRVLDMNDRELRNVVVGLGGRLNGVPREDGFTITVASEVMAVLCLASDLKDLKKRLGNILVGYTYDKRPVFCRDLKVSGAMTAVLKDAIKPNIVQTIEHTPCLIHGGPFANIAHGCNSVRATKLAMKLGDYCVTEAGFGADLGAEKFLDIKCRFAGLKPNAVVIVATVRALKYNGGVKKENLSEENITALKKGIVNLEKHIENIQKYGVPAVVAINRFYTDTDPEIDFIKAFCKSKNAKCEVAEVFAKGGEGGIDLAKAVIKTIEEVPSNFRPLYPDDLSIKEKINTIVREIYGGERVVFESKAETAIKRIEEMGFSGMPVCMAKTQYSLSDDPAKLGRPSGFTVTVRDVRLSAGAGFAVALTGDIMTMPGLPKVPAAEMIDVDDDGNIVGIF; encoded by the coding sequence ATGCTCAGTGACGTGGAAATTGCTAGGGTTTGCGCAAAAAAACCCATTACGGAGATCGCTGAAAACGCCGGCCTTCTGCATGAAGAGCTCGAGCTTTACGGTGAATATAAGGCAAAGATCAAAGACAGCGCTTATGCGCGGCTTCAAAGCCGTCCCGACGCAAAACTCATACTTGTGACGGCTGTAAACCCAACCCCTGCCGGAGAGGGAAAAACGACAGTGACGGTCGGGCTTGGACAGGCTTTGAATAAACTTGAAAAGAAAACGGTGATCGCACTCAGAGAGCCGTCTCTCGGCCCTGTGTTCGGCATAAAAGGCGGGGCGGCCGGTGGCGGATACTCTCAAGTCGTTCCTATGGAGGATATAAACCTTCATTTCACAGGCGATATGCACGCAATAACCACGGCAAACAATCTTTTGTGCGCCATTGTCGACAACCATATCCAGCAGGGGAACGCACTTGACATCGACCCCCGCACCATTGTTTTCAAACGTGTGCTGGACATGAACGACAGGGAACTTAGAAATGTCGTCGTCGGTTTGGGCGGCAGGCTCAACGGCGTTCCGCGTGAGGATGGATTCACCATCACCGTCGCAAGCGAGGTGATGGCTGTTTTATGTCTGGCATCTGATCTTAAGGATCTTAAAAAAAGGCTCGGCAATATCCTTGTCGGGTATACTTATGATAAGAGACCCGTTTTCTGCAGAGACCTCAAAGTGAGCGGAGCGATGACGGCGGTGCTTAAAGACGCTATCAAGCCGAACATCGTTCAGACCATTGAACACACACCCTGCCTCATACACGGCGGCCCGTTTGCAAATATCGCTCACGGCTGCAACTCTGTCAGGGCAACAAAGCTTGCGATGAAGCTTGGCGATTACTGTGTCACGGAGGCGGGATTCGGGGCCGATCTCGGCGCTGAGAAGTTCCTTGATATAAAATGCCGTTTTGCGGGGCTGAAACCGAATGCGGTCGTTATTGTCGCCACTGTCCGCGCTCTTAAATACAACGGCGGGGTGAAAAAAGAAAATCTATCTGAGGAAAACATCACAGCGCTTAAAAAGGGAATAGTAAATCTAGAAAAACATATAGAAAATATCCAGAAATACGGCGTTCCGGCAGTCGTTGCGATAAACCGCTTCTATACGGATACTGACCCCGAGATAGATTTTATCAAAGCGTTTTGCAAAAGCAAAAATGCAAAATGCGAAGTTGCAGAAGTATTCGCTAAAGGTGGCGAGGGCGGAATCGATCTTGCAAAAGCTGTTATCAAAACGATCGAGGAAGTGCCGTCCAATTTCAGACCGCTTTACCCAGACGATCTTTCGATAAAAGAAAAGATCAATACGATTGTGCGTGAGATATATGGCGGCGAGCGTGTGGTTTTCGAGTCAAAAGCGGAAACCGCTATCAAACGGATAGAAGAGATGGGATTTTCCGGCATGCCGGTCTGCATGGCTAAAACGCAGTATTCACTCTCCGACGATCCGGCAAAGCTTGGGCGTCCGTCCGGCTTCACCGTTACTGTAAGGGACGTGCGTCTCTCCGCAGGCGCCGGTTTTGCAGTGGCTCTTACAGGAGATATTATGACGATGCCGGGGCTTCCCAAGGTGCCGGCTGCCGAAATGATAGACGTCGATGACGACGGAAACATTGTAGGAATATTTTGA
- a CDS encoding Ku protein, with translation MAVAFKSVIAFGLVAIPVSMYTATQDNDISFNQLHKEDNSRIRYKKVCAHCGKEINQNDIVKGYQYDKDNYVVVTDDDLEKIKTEKDKSIQILHFANLNQISPVFYDRTYQAFPEAGGDKAFELLREALMSEQKIAIGKTVIGTKETLLAIIPREEGILLTTMYYEDEVKALQKAYTRPSISDAELNMAKTLISSMDTPFDPSQYKDEYQEKLRELLEKKIAGKEVVPVKADAPNNVINLMDALKASIEQNKPKKTRKTKGA, from the coding sequence ATGGCAGTTGCATTTAAATCCGTGATAGCTTTCGGGCTTGTGGCGATACCCGTTTCCATGTATACGGCGACTCAGGACAATGACATCAGCTTCAACCAGCTCCACAAGGAGGACAACTCCCGCATCCGCTATAAAAAAGTCTGCGCCCACTGCGGCAAGGAGATAAATCAAAACGATATCGTCAAGGGTTATCAATACGATAAGGACAATTATGTTGTGGTGACTGACGACGACCTTGAAAAGATCAAAACTGAAAAGGACAAGTCTATTCAGATACTTCACTTTGCAAACCTGAATCAGATATCCCCAGTGTTCTATGACAGGACATATCAGGCATTTCCGGAAGCCGGCGGAGACAAAGCATTCGAGCTGCTGCGCGAGGCTCTGATGTCCGAGCAGAAGATCGCTATCGGCAAGACTGTTATCGGTACAAAGGAAACCCTGCTTGCGATAATCCCCCGTGAAGAGGGCATATTGCTTACCACGATGTACTACGAGGATGAGGTAAAAGCGCTTCAGAAGGCATATACACGTCCGAGCATTTCCGACGCAGAGCTGAATATGGCGAAAACGCTTATAAGCTCTATGGACACGCCCTTTGACCCTTCCCAGTACAAAGACGAATACCAGGAAAAGCTGCGCGAACTGCTTGAAAAAAAGATTGCCGGAAAAGAAGTAGTCCCTGTCAAAGCGGATGCGCCTAACAATGTCATAAACCTTATGGATGCGCTTAAGGCAAGCATCGAGCAGAACAAACCGAAGAAAACAAGAAAGACAAAGGGCGCCTGA